The Peribacillus simplex genome contains a region encoding:
- a CDS encoding sulfite exporter TauE/SafE family protein, translated as MTISSIILVVGAVFIGALMRTMFGFGEAIVSMPLLALLHIPLNTSVSLIGLAGLTVASLTVVSGWRHIERSVLIKLALTTVIGIPAGLALLHYAPSMIITSALGVFLMAYGGYSLLKQKLFQAVDKPLLTSKGWVWPFGFASGVLGSAYNFNGVPVVVYGTLRRWNPDRFRGTLQAHFLISGILVVMGHALGGLWTADSLILYVYSIPAILLATSLGIFMNKRIPAKKFESYLFFIIIALGVLLLLPHG; from the coding sequence ATGACGATCAGCAGCATCATATTGGTGGTAGGTGCAGTCTTCATCGGCGCCTTGATGCGGACGATGTTCGGGTTCGGTGAAGCGATAGTCAGCATGCCCCTGCTTGCCTTACTTCACATTCCGCTTAATACTTCGGTTTCCCTGATTGGGTTGGCAGGTCTTACCGTTGCCTCACTAACCGTCGTTAGCGGATGGCGTCATATCGAACGTTCGGTATTAATCAAGCTCGCGCTTACGACGGTCATCGGCATACCAGCCGGCCTCGCTTTGCTCCATTACGCACCTTCGATGATCATTACTTCTGCACTCGGTGTTTTTTTGATGGCATATGGAGGATACTCCCTTCTTAAGCAAAAACTTTTCCAGGCAGTGGATAAACCGTTACTCACCTCGAAGGGCTGGGTATGGCCGTTCGGTTTTGCGTCAGGAGTCCTTGGCAGCGCCTATAACTTTAATGGAGTCCCGGTCGTCGTCTATGGAACTTTAAGAAGATGGAATCCCGATCGATTCCGCGGAACATTGCAAGCCCATTTTCTTATATCCGGAATCCTTGTCGTGATGGGGCATGCGCTAGGCGGACTGTGGACAGCCGATTCATTAATTCTCTACGTCTATTCCATCCCAGCCATATTACTGGCCACAAGTCTCGGAATCTTCATGAATAAGCGGATTCCTGCGAAGAAATTCGAAAGCTATTTATTCTTTATCATCATTGCGCTAGGTGTACTATTATTGCTACCCCATGGCTGA